The stretch of DNA AGCGAATTTCGACTGAAAATTGCGCATAAGTGAAGTTTTTTTTATAAATTTTAAAAAAAAGGCTTTTCAAAAGCGCCGACTGTGCTAGTTTATTGGGGCTAGGAGGGTTGGTGCGCCTACCTTCACTATTAAAATTGATTTCTATCGTTTATTAAAACGGAATAAATATGAGCCTAACAAAAATAATAAGGGCTCAGATAAATAAAAAAACAATATAGGGGATGAAATTGTGAACAAGTCTCAATTAATCGAAAAAATCGCTGAAGGTGCTGACATTTCAAAAGCTTCTGCAGGTCGTGCATTAGACTCATTTATTGAGTCAGTAACTGGTGCTCTTAAAGATGGTGATTCAGTTGCATTAGTTGGTTTTGGTACTTTCTCAGTACGTGACCGTGCAGCGCGCACAGGTCGTAACCCACAGACTGGTGCGACTATTGAAATTGCAGCTGCAAAAGTTCCAGCATTTAAAGCGGGTAAAGCGCTTAAAGACGCGTGTAACTAATTAAAACTTTTTGATGGGGAGCGGTAGTTCAGTTGGTTAGAATACCGGCCTGTCACGCCGGGGGTCGCGAGTTCGAGTCTCGTCCGTTCCGCCAATAAAAAAGTTCAAGCATTAAAGCGCATCTGTTAAGATGCGTTTTTTTTTACTAAACAATTTCAAACTCAGCAAAGAGAAGTAACAATGCTAGAAAGAATTAGAGAAGGTTCTCAAGGAATCGCAGCCAAAGTTATCCTTGGCTTGGTGATACTTACGTTTGCCATTAGTGGTATAGGTAGTTACATCAACAGCAAAGCTGATACTGCTGTCAAAACAGTAAATGGTGTCGAAATAACACAAACTGCAGTAGAAGAAGCGTTTCAAAACGAGCGTAATCGTATGAAACAACAGTTTGGCGATGTTGTTGAGCAGTTAATGGCAGATGAAAGTTATGTTGCAAACTTTAGACAAGGTATCGTAGATAAACTTGTTGTTGAAGAGTTACAGCGCCAACAAGCAAAAGACTTAGGTATTCGTGTAAGCGATGAGCAAATTAAAAAAGCAATTGTTGCTATGCCTGAGTTTCAACGAAACGGTCAGTTTGATAACGAAGTTTATTTAGCGTTGTTACGTCAAGCTGGTTTCACGCCAACGCAGTTTAGAGATTATTTGCGCCAGCAAATGGTTCGCTCACAGTATACAGCATCTTTAATGGGCTCGGAGTTTGTTTTAGAGCACGAAAAAGAGCAATATGCTGCTTTGAATAACCAAACAAGAACATTCCTACAAGTCCTTGTATCAAGCAAAGCACTTGAGTCAAACGTTGAGTTAACAGAAGAAGACATCCAAGCGTATTACGATAACAATAAGTTTTCGTATAAAACCGCAGATAAAGTTGCCGTTGAATATATCTTGATCGACGCACAAAAACTTGCAGAGGCAGTTGCGGTATCAGCAGAGCAACTTGAAGAATACTACGAGCAGAACATCGTAGAGTTTACAAAACAAGAACAACGCCGAATCGCTCACATTTTAGTGGAAGCTAAAGAAGGTGCCGAAGAAAAAATTAATCAAGCTAAAGAAAAGCTAGCCTCTGGTGAATCATTTGCTTCAGTGGCAGCAGAGTTTTCTGAAGATACATTCAGTGCCGAAAACGGTGGTGACTTGGAGTGGTTCGAAGCAGGTGTATTTGGCGAAGCATTCGACCAGGCGGTATTAGCTCTTGAGAAAGCGGGTGATGTAACACCTGTATTTGAATCAGAGTCAGGCTTTCATATTGTAAAAATGACTGAATACGAAAAAGCAGAAAGTGCATCGTTCGAAGATGTTAAAGCACAAATTGCTTCACAACTTCAACAGTTAAAAATAGACGAGCTTTATATCGAAGCGCAGACAAAAGTATCTGAAATATCTTTTGAGATTCCAGATACCTTAGAAGATGCAGCTGAAGTTGCAGGTCTTGAATTAAAAACAACGGGTTTAGTAACAGCTAATCAACTACAAGGCATCGTAAGTAGCCCATCAGTAGTATCAAAAGCGTTTGATGAAAACTTTATTAGTGAAGGCCTAAACAGCGAACTGATTGAGATAAACGACACTAAATCAATTGTATTTAGAGTAACAGAAAATCAACCAGCTCGAGTTCAACAGTTAGAAGAAATTAGAACGCCTATTACAGTTGCTCTTACGCGAGAAAAAGCGTCTGAACTAGCATCTAAAAAAGCATTAGAAGTTGAAGAAAAAGTTAAAGCCGGTGCAGAGCTAGCAGAATTGAATGCGGATCCGGCCGTGACGACATCAAATCAAATTGATGTTGGTCGCTTTGATACAAAAGTTAACGCAAATGTAAGAGACGCTGTTTTTGAATTACCAAAGCCAGAAAATGGTCAACCAGAGTATGACCTAGTTGAACTGCCGAATGGTGACGCAGCTGTTGTATCACTAACATCAGTAACGACTAAGCCTGCTCTTGTAGAGGCGCCTGTTTCAAACCAAGTACTTAACGTGATTGGTCAGCAAGCAGTAAAAGCGTTGATCGATGCGAGTAAAGCGAACGCCGACATAGAGTAAACATCAAGGTTACTTTAAAAAGGTAATAAAAAAGGCTCCTTAGGAGCCTTTTTTATTGTCTACATATCCATGGACTTAAGTAGTTTTTGTGTTTTAGGGTGCTGAGGAGATTCAAAAATATCATCAATACTGCCAGCCTCAATGATCTTTCCTTGCTCCATTATCATTATGCGGTCACTCAAATAGCGAACTAAAGACATTTGATGTGATATGAGCAAATAAGTGAGCTGAAGCGTCTCTTGTAGCTCTAAAAGTAAATTAATGACTTGAGCCCTTAAAGAAGGGTCTAATGGCGCTAGAGCCTCATCAATGATAACCACTTGGGGATCTAATATTAACGCTCGAGCAATGCCAATTCGCTGTGCTTGACCACCCGAAAACATATGGGGGTAATATTCTGCGTGTTCCGGTAAGAGACCCACTTTACGTAGAGACTTATTGATACGTTCCTTGCGCTGTTTTTTATTTAAGCGTGTGTTGAATAGAAGTGGCTGTTCTAATTGCTCACCAATTCGCACCGTTGGATTCAGTGACTTCTGAGCATCTTGGAATATCATTCTTATGTTTTGACAAAAAAACTTTGCATCATGCCAATTAACTCTGTCGTCTCCTAGATATAATTCACCAGAGTCAGGCAATTCTGCCCCCGCCAAAATTCTTGCAATAGTACTTTTGCCTGAGCCGGCTTCACCGACGATAGCAAGTGTTTCACCGCGATGTAAATCAAATGAAATGGGGCCAATTTCAACATTACGCCCTTTTTTAAACCAGTTAGATTTATCTTTATACGTTTTTTTAATTTCTCTTACCGAGAATAACGGGATAGATTCCACTATTTGAGTTCCTCAATTAATGGATAATGACATCTGAACGATTGTCTCTTTATTTTTTGTTGTTCAGGCATAATGACACATGCTTTTTGTGCGTTCGGGCAACGAGGTCCTAAGCGACAACCTGCCGGCAAATGTTGCAATGTCGGAATGGTCCCCTTTAGCGTATATAAACGTTGCTTACTATGCATATCGACTGTACTGAAGTCAGGTTCGCTATCAAATAACGCTTTGGTGTAAGGGTGTTTAGGTGCTGAAAGTAATTTTTTTGTTGGACCACTCTCAATAAGCTGGCCGCAGTACATAACATTTATCGTATCTGCCCAACTCGTAATCGTGTTTAGGTTATGAGTAATAAAGATTACGGCCATGTCTTTAAGCTGATTTAAACTCTTTAGTAGCTTTATTACTTGTAATGACGTTGTGCTTTCTAGTGCCGTTGTTGGCTCGTCAGCGATGAGCAGTTTAGGCTCTTTTGCAATAGCCATCGCAATCATTATTTTTTGGCATACACCTTCTGATAACATGTGCGGGTAGCTATTGAATATAGCGACATGATCTTTAATACCGACTTTGTGCAGTAAGTTGCTGCACTTTTTAACTCTTAGTTCTTTTTTCGCTCCAAACCAACCGGAATAATCACCGTCGGGTAAGGACTCTTCGATTTGAGAAAATATATCAGCGGTTGGATCAAGACAACGTCGTGGCTCCTGGTAAATCATCGAAATATTAGAGCTAATGATTTTACGTCTATTTGTTTCAGAGAGCTTATTTAAATCTTCACCCATAAAGTGAAGGCGATCAGCGGTCACATTCCAACGGTTATTTAAAACACCAACCAATGCTTTAGCTATTAAGCTTTTACCAGATCCTGACTCACCGATTAAGCCACTTACATCTCCCATTTTCATAGCAAAATTAACTGACTCAACGGCACGAATAACTTCGTCATTCGTTTGTAATTCTATGTTCAGATTTCTAATATCTAATAAGCGCATATTTACCTACTGTAAGCGACGGTCTTTAAGGGCTCGGCGCAAACCGTCACCAACAATATTCACAGACAAAATACATATAAATAGTATCAAACCCGGTAACATTACTGTCCATGGGCTTAGATAAAATACATCTAAACTATCCGCAATCATAGTACCCAGTTCAGGCTCAGGTGTTTGAGCGCCTATACCGATAAAACCAAGAACAACAATATCTAAGATAGCTGAAGAGATGGCCATAGCAGAAAAAATCACGATGCCTTCAACTAGATTTGGTAGTAAGGCATATTGGAATAATTGTATTTTATTCGCGCCATCTAACTTGTATGCAATAACAAAGTCTTTATTCAACAAGTCAGCCACTTCCGTACGAACATGATGAATAAACTGCGGAAGCATGGCTAACACAACCGCCCAAAAAGTATTCGCAATGCCAGGACCTAGGACCGCAACAATAACAATTGCAATCAGTAACGAGGGCATAATCAATGCTATATCAAGAACATGGTTCAACACGCTTGCACGAATACCTTTACTAAATCCAGCCAGCGTACCAATAAGCACACCTATGGTAAGTGCTAAAATAACCGCAACGATTGCCAGACCAAAAGAATAACTAATGCCAATTAATACCCGAGACAAGATGTCGCGCCCAAGGCCATCCGTTCCAAATAAATAATTAATTTGTCCTTCAGGCTCCCAAGCGGGGGGCACTAATAGGGCTTCTGGATGTTGTTGATAAGGAGAGTAGGGCGCGATAAATGGGCCAAATACTGAAATAACCAACATGATAAGGAAAATCCAAAATGCCACTAGAGCAAAATGGTTACGCTCGAATAAACTCCAAAGCTGCTTTAATGGGGAATAATTGCTTGGCGAAGAAAATAATCTAAATTTTGCCATGTCCATGCCTTCTTGCCAGTGGATCAAAAATCATATAAATAACATCGAAAATAATCGTGGCGACAAACACCATTCCAGACATTACCATTAAACCACCTTGAATCGCAGGGTAATCTCGCTGGTGTATTGCGTCGACTAACCAAAGGCCAATACCTGGCCAGGAGAAAATAACTTCAGTAACCATGGCAAGAGTAATAAGAGTACCAAAATGAATTCCCAGCATTTGTATTACAGGTAACAAACCGTTTCGAAGAGCATGTCGCTTTAAAACCTGGAAGTTTGATAGCCCTTTGGCTTTAGCAGCTTTCACATAACTTGTATCAAGAACGTTTTGCATTGACTGGCGTGTTGTTCGTATAAGTACTGTCGTTGGATAAGCGGCTAATACAAAGGTCGGCATTATTAAATGTTTTAAAGCATCTAGCATAGCCTCCATTTTATATGGTAACTCTGAAATCCAGATATCAACGAGCATGAATCCAGTAGTGACTGGAATATCATATATTAGACTAAGTCTGCCAGATACAGGGAACCAACCTAAGTTAATTGAGAAAATCAAAATCATAATCAGCGCAAGCCAAAATATTGGCATCGAAAAGCCAATCAATGACAATGCCAATATAGGTTTATCTAACCAAGGTCGGTTAGAGTCAGAAGCCAAAATACCAAGCGGTAGCGCAACGATAAAGCTGTAAAGTAATGCATAAACAGCGAGTTCTATTGTTGCTGGAAGAGCATGAAAAACTTGATTAAATATACTAGTGTCATTGATAAAAGACACGCCCCAGTCTCCATTTGTGATCCTGTGGATATAAGCGAAGTACTGGAAAATAACATTTTGGTCTAGACGATACTCTTCACTCAAAATCTGTCGTAATTCTGGTGAGATATTTAAGTTTCCAGTCATATTTGACAATACATCGCCAGGAAACAAATAATTTAATGAGAATGCAAATATCGTTACCCCTAGCGTAACGAAGATTAGTAGGTAACATTTTCTCAACACATAATTTAACATTATTGTTTGCCCTTTTTCGTTGCTGAGAAATCTATCCCACCATAAGGGTTGATGTTAACGTTCTTAATATAATTATGATGAACCTTGTGTCTTGTAGCATGAGCGATGGGCACTAAAGGTACTTCTCTAGTAATGATATTTTCGGCATTAGTGTAAAAGATTTTACGTTTGTCCTGATTAGCAGTAGAAAGTGCCTGTTTCACGTTACTATCGTAGTCGTCGTTGCACCACAAACTTCTGTTTGAACCTGACACTGC from Psychrosphaera aestuarii encodes:
- the hupB gene encoding nucleoid-associated protein HU-beta translates to MNKSQLIEKIAEGADISKASAGRALDSFIESVTGALKDGDSVALVGFGTFSVRDRAARTGRNPQTGATIEIAAAKVPAFKAGKALKDACN
- a CDS encoding SurA N-terminal domain-containing protein → MLERIREGSQGIAAKVILGLVILTFAISGIGSYINSKADTAVKTVNGVEITQTAVEEAFQNERNRMKQQFGDVVEQLMADESYVANFRQGIVDKLVVEELQRQQAKDLGIRVSDEQIKKAIVAMPEFQRNGQFDNEVYLALLRQAGFTPTQFRDYLRQQMVRSQYTASLMGSEFVLEHEKEQYAALNNQTRTFLQVLVSSKALESNVELTEEDIQAYYDNNKFSYKTADKVAVEYILIDAQKLAEAVAVSAEQLEEYYEQNIVEFTKQEQRRIAHILVEAKEGAEEKINQAKEKLASGESFASVAAEFSEDTFSAENGGDLEWFEAGVFGEAFDQAVLALEKAGDVTPVFESESGFHIVKMTEYEKAESASFEDVKAQIASQLQQLKIDELYIEAQTKVSEISFEIPDTLEDAAEVAGLELKTTGLVTANQLQGIVSSPSVVSKAFDENFISEGLNSELIEINDTKSIVFRVTENQPARVQQLEEIRTPITVALTREKASELASKKALEVEEKVKAGAELAELNADPAVTTSNQIDVGRFDTKVNANVRDAVFELPKPENGQPEYDLVELPNGDAAVVSLTSVTTKPALVEAPVSNQVLNVIGQQAVKALIDASKANADIE
- a CDS encoding ATP-binding cassette domain-containing protein, encoding MESIPLFSVREIKKTYKDKSNWFKKGRNVEIGPISFDLHRGETLAIVGEAGSGKSTIARILAGAELPDSGELYLGDDRVNWHDAKFFCQNIRMIFQDAQKSLNPTVRIGEQLEQPLLFNTRLNKKQRKERINKSLRKVGLLPEHAEYYPHMFSGGQAQRIGIARALILDPQVVIIDEALAPLDPSLRAQVINLLLELQETLQLTYLLISHQMSLVRYLSDRIMIMEQGKIIEAGSIDDIFESPQHPKTQKLLKSMDM
- a CDS encoding oligopeptide/dipeptide ABC transporter ATP-binding protein; the encoded protein is MRLLDIRNLNIELQTNDEVIRAVESVNFAMKMGDVSGLIGESGSGKSLIAKALVGVLNNRWNVTADRLHFMGEDLNKLSETNRRKIISSNISMIYQEPRRCLDPTADIFSQIEESLPDGDYSGWFGAKKELRVKKCSNLLHKVGIKDHVAIFNSYPHMLSEGVCQKIMIAMAIAKEPKLLIADEPTTALESTTSLQVIKLLKSLNQLKDMAVIFITHNLNTITSWADTINVMYCGQLIESGPTKKLLSAPKHPYTKALFDSEPDFSTVDMHSKQRLYTLKGTIPTLQHLPAGCRLGPRCPNAQKACVIMPEQQKIKRQSFRCHYPLIEELK
- a CDS encoding ABC transporter permease subunit codes for the protein MAKFRLFSSPSNYSPLKQLWSLFERNHFALVAFWIFLIMLVISVFGPFIAPYSPYQQHPEALLVPPAWEPEGQINYLFGTDGLGRDILSRVLIGISYSFGLAIVAVILALTIGVLIGTLAGFSKGIRASVLNHVLDIALIMPSLLIAIVIVAVLGPGIANTFWAVVLAMLPQFIHHVRTEVADLLNKDFVIAYKLDGANKIQLFQYALLPNLVEGIVIFSAMAISSAILDIVVLGFIGIGAQTPEPELGTMIADSLDVFYLSPWTVMLPGLILFICILSVNIVGDGLRRALKDRRLQ
- a CDS encoding ABC transporter permease, which produces MMLNYVLRKCYLLIFVTLGVTIFAFSLNYLFPGDVLSNMTGNLNISPELRQILSEEYRLDQNVIFQYFAYIHRITNGDWGVSFINDTSIFNQVFHALPATIELAVYALLYSFIVALPLGILASDSNRPWLDKPILALSLIGFSMPIFWLALIMILIFSINLGWFPVSGRLSLIYDIPVTTGFMLVDIWISELPYKMEAMLDALKHLIMPTFVLAAYPTTVLIRTTRQSMQNVLDTSYVKAAKAKGLSNFQVLKRHALRNGLLPVIQMLGIHFGTLITLAMVTEVIFSWPGIGLWLVDAIHQRDYPAIQGGLMVMSGMVFVATIIFDVIYMIFDPLARRHGHGKI